A genomic region of Primulina huaijiensis isolate GDHJ02 unplaced genomic scaffold, ASM1229523v2 scaffold42415, whole genome shotgun sequence contains the following coding sequences:
- the LOC140969626 gene encoding probable RNA helicase SDE3, with protein MSSVCDKSDDEYSVIGDKGDIGFIDFENCRSICSYNPSNESSIFNISVPFPLVQGKPQSGVVGETVFDSVTIKNIGVEPLDLWSVSIYDSKPENSFTISLMEPPNVNSDLQYIQDFMESFSLDDRVLGPGQTLTVWLSCKPKEIGVHTTAVHFSIGDETIERLVFLLAEDKISQSLSSAKPFSRTRNKKQIIVDVHASDVSFIVGRRPSKGSSRSHNNRLRNYPIPANIRDMVLNQQIPAAVGAGLTKTNYGSYFKTLIAMEEIKLEDDMRTYGMESVIMKIKKKQFLSLEVPGLAERRPSLVTGDYIYANIASEYAPENVPYQGYIHHVEAEEIYLKFDQKFHKHHRESQLYNVQFTYNRTGMRRLYQAIEAAERLDKNFLFPLRSSKLELIQPKPFEPISCALNEEQLSAIKMILASKGGSPYVIHGPPGTGKTMTLVEAILQIYVGQRNARILVCAPSNSAADHILERLITMKSMNIDRCEIFRLNAFTRPFEDVNPGHIEFCYVEDFLFKCPSYFDLMKHRIIISTYTSASLLYAEGIKRGHFSYIFLDEAGQASEPEAMVPLSQLYSKGTVVVLAGDPMQLGPVIFSRDAESYGLGTSYLERLFGYELYYSGNDNYMTKLVRNYRTHPAILRLPSQLFYDGELKPCKEESSIFSWEGLVPDKDFPLLFIGIQGCDEREGSNPSWFNRTEVSKVVDVIEDLIESQGLKEEDIGVITPYRQQVLKTRSALQSFGRENIKVGSVEQFQGQERLVIIISTVRSTVKHNEFDRIHYLGFLSNSRRFNVAITRARSLLVVIGNPHILCKDPHWNKLLWYCVDNGSYKGCFLPEREEFSMEGCTGNEKAQELHCGYDCVDNFQSSDIPWDDADNGNPSEVQWGEEENGKQLLNSSWDEADNNFQPSDVPWE; from the exons ATGAGTTCAGTTTGTGATAAATCTGATGATGAATACTCGGTCATTGGAGATAAAGGGGACATTGGATtcattgattttgaaaattgcagATCGATTTGTAGCTATAACCCTTCCAACGAGAGCTCGATCTTCAATATTTCTGTTCCATTCCCATTGGTTCAAGGAAAACCTCAGTCAGGAGTTGTGGGAGAAACTGTGTTTGATTCCGTTACCATAAAAAACATCGGGGTGGAGCCCTTAGATCTGTGGTCAGTCAGTATATATGACTCAAAACCCGAGAATTCATTTACAATTTCCTTGATGGAGCCTCCAAATGTCAATTCTGACTTGCAATATATCCAAGATTTCATGGAATCATTTTCCTTGGATGACAGAGTGCTGGGTCCTGGTCAGACTCTGACTGTCTGGTTGTCTTGCAAACCTAAGGAAATTGGGGTACATACAACAGCTGTGCACTTCAGTATCGGCGATGAGACGATAGAAAGGTTAGTTTTCTTGCTGGCAGAAGACAAGATTTCTCAGTCTCTGTCTTCTGCTAAACCATTTTCCCGAACAAGGAATAAGAAACAAATCATTGTTGATGTTCACGCTTCAGACGTTTCTTTTATTGTGGGACGCCGCCCTTCCAAGGGTTCAAGTCGTTCGCATAATAACCGGCTACGAAATTATCCCATTCCTGCAAATATCCGGGATATGGTATTAAACCAACAGATTCCTGCCGCAGTTGGTGCGGGCCTTACTAAGACAAACTATGGTTCATATTTCAAGACGTTGATTGCTATGGAAGAGATAAAACTCGAG GACGACATGCGCACATATGGCATGGAGTCTGTCAttatgaagatcaagaaaaagcAGTTCTTGTCTCTTGAGGTCCCAGGATTGGCTGAGAGGCGTCCATCACTTGTTACCGGGGATTATATATATGCCAATATTGCATCTGAGTATGCCCCTGAAAATGTTCCTTATCAG GGCTACATTCACCACGTGGAGGCTGAAGAAATATACTTGAAGTTTGACCAAAAATTTCACAAACATCACAGAGAGAGTCAGCTTTATAACGTACAGTTCACCTATAACCGCACGGGTATGAGAAGGTTGTATCAGGCCATTGAAGCTGCTGAGCGTCTGGACAAAAATTTCCTTTTCCCACTTCGATCATCCAAACTGGAGCTCATACAACCCAAACCATTTGAGCCAATATCATGTGCTCTAAATGAGGAGCAACTGAGTGCAATCAAGATGATCCTTGCTTCCAAAGGAGGGTCACCATATGTGATTCATGGCCCCCCAGGAACTGGAAAAACAATGACACTCGTTGAAGCTATCCTCCAGATTTACGTTGGACAAAGAAATGCTCGAATTCTTGTATGTGCACCTTCAAATAGTGCAGCTGACCATATATTGGAGAGGCTTATCACTATGAAATCAATGAATATTGATAGATGTGAAATATTTCGTCTCAATGCATTCACTCGTCCTTTCGAGGATGTCAATCCTGGCCATATCGAGTTTTGCTATGTCGAAGATTTCTTATTCAAGTGTCCTTCATATTTTGACCTAATGAAGCATAGGATCAtaatatcaacatatacaagTGCCTCTCTTCTCTATGCAGAAGGAATCAAAAGAGGTCATTTCTCTTATATTTTCTTGGATGAAGCAGGGCAAGCTTCCGAGCCTGAGGCTATGGTTCCTCTCTCCCAACTTTATTCAAAAGGTACTGTTGTTGTTCTTGCTGGGGATCCTATGCAGCTAGGTCCTGTTATTTTTTCTCGAGATGCTGAAAGCTATGGACTTGGAACTTCATATTTGGAGAGACTTTTTGGTTATGAGCTATATTATTCTGGAAATGATAATTATATGACAAAATTGGTTAGAAATTATCGTACGCATCCAGCAATACTGCGTCTTCCATCACAACTGTTTTATGATGGGGAGTTAAAGCCATGCAAAGAGGAAAGCTCCATTTTTTCGTGGGAAGGCCTGGTCCCGGATAAAGATTTTCCTTTACTTTTTATCGGGATTCAAGGTTGCGATGAAAGGGAAGGAAGCAATCCATCGTGGTTCAATAGAACTGAAGTGAGCAAGGTAGTTGATGTGATAGAAGATTTAATAGAGTCGCAAGGGCTGAAAGAGGAAGACATTGGGGTTATAACTCCTTACAGACAGCAAGTACTTAAAACAAGAAGTGCACTCCAAAGTTTCGGAAGGGAAAACATCAAAGTTGGTAGTGTTGAACAGTTTCAGGGACAAGAGAGACTAGTTATTATTATATCTACCGTTCGTTCAACTGTTAAACATAATGAATTCGACAGGATACATTATTTGGGATTCTTGAGCAATTCAAGAAGGTTCAATGTTGCTATCACCCGAGCAAGGTCTTTGCTCGTTGTGATTGGGAATCCACATATACTTTGCAAG GATCCGCACTGGAACAAGCTTTTGTGGTACTGTGTGGACAATGGCTCCTATAAGGGTTGTTTCCTACCCGAAAGGGAGGAATTCAGCATGGAAGGTTGTACTGGGAATGAGAAGGCACAAGAGCTCCACTGTGGCTATGATTGTGTTGACAATTTTCAGTCGTCTGATATTCCATGGGATGATGCAGATAATGGGAATCCTTCCGAAGTTCAATGGGGCGAGGAAGAAAATGGTAAGCAGTTGCTAAATAGTTCGTGGGATGAGGCTGACAACAATTTTCAGCCGTCTGATGTCCCCTGGGAATGA
- the LOC140969596 gene encoding uncharacterized protein has translation MESSSNSVISLRPLDPYLDADAFMEWYSDERVSKFCSWDTFTSKEAVIDYVINTVTPHPWHKAICISDRPVGSISVTPFPGDDGRRAEIGYVVGSAYWGKGIASQAVKMAANAVFVEWGHLERLEAVVDVENPASQRVLEKVGFTREGVLRKYYTLKGRPRDAVMFSLLSTDPQVNFFMDT, from the coding sequence ATGGAAAGCAGTTCAAATTCCGTCATCTCACTCCGGCCACTGGATCCATATCTCGACGCCGACGCCTTCATGGAATGGTACTCCGACGAAAGAGTCAGCAAATTCTGCTCGTGGGACACCTTCACTTCCAAAGAAGCTGTCATTGATTACGTGATAAACACAGTAACCCCCCACCCATGGCACAAGGCCATATGCATCTCGGACCGGCCCGTCGGGTCAATATCCGTGACGCCATTTCCTGGAGATGATGGACGCCGGGCCGAAATCGGATACGTGGTGGGTTCTGCCTACTGGGGAAAAGGGATCGCGAGTCAAGCGGTGAAAATGGCGGCGAACGCGGTGTTCGTGGAATGGGGCCACCTGGAGCGGCTGGAGGCGGTGGTGGACGTGGAAAACCCAGCGTCCCAGCGGGTTTTGGAGAAGGTCGGGTTTACGAGAGAAGGTGTTCTGAGGAAGTATTACACGCTTAAAGGAAGACCAAGAGATGCTGTCATGTTTAGCCTTTTGTCCACTGATCCCCAAGTCAACTTCTTCATGGATACCTGA
- the LOC140969598 gene encoding uncharacterized protein: MDYTPRMTLRPFDLSDVDDFLKWASDDKVTHYLRWDTITSREEALRYIKEVAISHPWRQSICIDNRSIGYVSIKPESGSDRHRAHVGFAIGYEYWGQGIMTEAMRMAIPCAFEKFPFLVRLEALVEEENIGSQRVLEKVGFTREGFLRKYGFNKGEIRDMFVYSFLSADKVGQ; this comes from the coding sequence ATGGATTATACCCCGAGGATGACTCTTAGACCCTTCGACCTTTCTGATGTTGACGACTTTCTCAAATGGGCGAGTGATGATAAGGTCACACATTACTTGAGATGGGACACCATAACCTCTAGAGAAGAAGCCTTGAGATATATCAAGGAAGTTGCTATTTCACATCCATGGCGTCAATCCATTTGCATAGACAATCGTTCCATTGGCTATGTCTCCATCAAGCCTGAGTCCGGGAGTGATCGACACCGTGCCCACGTGGGGTTTGCCATTGGATACGAGTATTGGGGACAAGGAATTATGACCGAAGCTATGAGAATGGCGATTCCCTGTGCTTTTGAAAAGTTTCCATTTTTAGTAAGGTTGGAGGCGTTGGTGGAGGAGGAGAATATAGGGTCTCAGCGGGTGTTGGAAAAAGTTGGTTTTACAAGGGAAGGTTTTTTGAGGAAGTACGGATTTAACAAAGGTGAGATTAGAGACATGTTTGTTTATAGTTTCTTGTCTGCAGATAAAGTTGGCCAGTAG
- the LOC140969647 gene encoding uncharacterized protein: MDMIELAKCECCGLKEDCTQEYITEVKSKFDGKWLCGLCSEAVRDEASRGKKQFGMDEAMKAHMSFCRKFKSNPAIRVADGMRQMLIRRRSGDLSSSSSSKKYSRSSNTSQVGDDSTFPCYN; the protein is encoded by the coding sequence ATGGACATGATTGAATTGGCGAAGTGCGAGTGCTGTGGGTTAAAGGAAGACTGCACACAAGAATACATCACAGAAGTGAAGTCCAAGTTCGACGGTAAATGGCTGTGTGGGCTATGTTCCGAAGCTGTAAGAGATGAAGCGAGTAGAGGTAAAAAACAGTTCGGAATGGACGAAGCAATGAAGGCGCACATGTCCTTTTGTCGTAAATTTAAGTCGAATCCCGCGATTCGAGTTGCCGATGGCATGAGACAGATGCTGATCAGAAGAAGATCCGGTGATTTGTCATCTTCTTCATCGTCGAAGAAATACTCCAGATCATCCAACACATCACAAGTTGGAGATGATTCCACGTTCCCGTGTTATAATTAA
- the LOC140969646 gene encoding uncharacterized protein, with product MSDKGIEPLKGSEDVFVDVADFSRGTNVGMVAKEDPDATENSSSFANSTSGNEDTPLLSDAEVDSKILIDDNLVPFDGFSSLFPMRRKKMTTHWRNFIRPLMWRSKWAELRIKELESQASKYARLISSHNQRKQIALDQTLVEQQGSKSMPFTYQRPRRMPLKRWKRNRVEDTIDIASYMSNHNLFSEPENNRSDMDKILGWEELDNSDHNNTGNDEFGINDDCLYAEDNDNILEHILQKIELVHAQVHKLKGQLETVMVNNADKFSSSENLSKLISCEAQTSCVRSPTFSACNGDTAFGIHSQHISEYDELGDCIMPDSAVSSYGEVIPVPDIIESTVGLLSSIDVSQLEAQVGDSSEKIVDNIMTHNEAAEAERSMSKNKHDQSAENTRDTENDLEEEINNATQFALEPHSMAKAVASQEHSTLKPCLVSGLHFPKNKRKRGERKAGSGNWSRQRPGEPCG from the exons ATGTCTGATAAAGGAATTGAACCTCTAAAGGGCTCAGAGGATGTCTTTGTCGACGTGGCGGACTTTTCACGTGGCACGAACGTTGGGATGGTGGCAAAAGAAGATCCCGATGCCACTGAAAATTCAAGTTCATTTGCCAACTCAACTTCCGGGAATGAAGATACCCCACTATTAAGTGATGCAGAAGTTGAttcaaagattttgattgatgataaTTTGGTGCCATTTGATGGATTCAGTAGCCTGTTTCCAATGAG GAGGAAAAAGATGACCACTCACTGGAGAAACTTTATACGGCCTCTGATGTGGCGCAGCAAATGGGCAGAATTAAGAATAAAAGAATTAGAGTCACAAGCATCAAAATATGCTCGGCTTATTTCTTCACACAATCAGAGGAAACAAATAGCATTAGATCAAACATTAGTTGAACAACAGGGCTCAAAGTCTATGCCATTTACATATCAAAGGCCTAGAAGAATGCCCTTAAAAAGGTGGAAAAGAAATAGAGTAGAGGATACAATAGATATTGCATCATACATGTCAAACCATAACCTTTTCTCCGAGCCTG aaaataataGGTCTGACATGGACAAAATTCTTGGCTGGGAGGAACTTGATAATTCAG ATCATAATAATACTGGCAACGATGAGTTTGGAATCAATGATGATTGCTTATATGCTGAAGACAATGACAATATTCTAGAGCACATACTTCAAAAAATCGAGTTAGTACACGCTCAAGTCCACAAGTTGAAGGGTCAACTTGAGACAGTGATGGTAAACAATGCTGACAAGTTTTCTTCCTCTGAGAATTTGAGCAAGCTGATATCATGCGAAGCACAGACCAGCTGTGTGCGCAGCCCTACATTCTCTGCTTGTAATGGTGATACGGCTTTTGGCATTCATTCTCAGCACATATCAGAATATGATGAACTTGGAGATTGTATCATGCCTGATAGTGCAGTTTCTAGCTACGGAGAGGTTATTCCTGTTCCAGATATAATTGAAAGTACAGTTGGGCTATTGTCCTCTATTGACGTTTCCCAGCTCGAGGCGCAAGTCGGAGATTCATCAGAGAAG ATCGTAGATAACATCATGACACATAACGAGGCAGCAGAAGCAGAGAGATCAATGTCAAAAAACAAACATGATCAGTCTGCTGAGAATACTCGAGATACTGAAAATGATTTAGAAGAAGAGATCAATAATGCCACCCAGTTTGCTTTAGAACCTCACTCTATGGCAAAAGCCGTTGCATCACAGGAGCACTCAACTCTGAAACCATGCTTGGTGTCGGGGCTTCACTTTCCAAAGAATAAAAGAAAGCGTGGAGAACGCAAAGCTGGTTCCGGAAACTGGAGTCGTCAACGACCTGGTGAACCATGTGGCTGA
- the LOC140969658 gene encoding transcription repressor OFP15-like: MSCILWKSFNLCFSKFNCLPTIKFTPPFTDQKSDENLHNHEKSLSLTSTSTHASAVEDYFFSSSSPEDSDTADYIPNFASVFASQRFFFSNPGSSNSIFEPTKVEVPGPFLSDGMAIRTYSQNPYADFHKSMQEMIEAHELMDVESSWEFLHELLCCYLTLNPKHAHKFIVAAFADVILSLSTPRKLAGNHVPARQHCTVPPAVARSNALFLKEVHEFRDDRCI; this comes from the coding sequence ATGTCCTGCATCTTGTGGAAGAGTTTCAACCTCTGCTTCTCAAAATTCAATTGTTTGCCCACTATTAAATTTACACCACCTTTCACAGATCAAAAGTCAGATGAAAACTTACATAATCATGAGAAATCTCTCAGTCTCACCTCAACCTCCACGCACGCCTCGGCAGTGGAAGACTACTTCTTCTCCTCTTCCTCCCCCGAAGATTCAGATACTGCTGACTACATCCCAAATTTCGCCTCCGTCTTCGCCTCCCAGCGCTTTTTCTTTTCCAACCCCGGCAGCTCCAACTCTATCTTCGAGCCAACGAAGGTGGAAGTTCCCGGTCCATTCCTAAGTGATGGCATGGCTATTCGCACGTACTCGCAGAACCCTTATGCCGACTTCCACAAATCGATGCAGGAGATGATCGAAGCGCACGAACTGATGGACGTCGAGTCCAGTTGGGAGTTTCTGCATGAGCTGCTATGTTGTTATTTGACATTAAACCCAAAGCACGCTCATAAGTTTATTGTTGCTGCTTTTGCCGACGTCATCCTATCGCTCTCCACCCCCCGGAAACTTGCCGGAAATCACGTTCCAGCCCGGCAGCATTGCACTGTACCACCGGCAGTTGCTCGATCGAACGCATTGTTTCTAAAGGAAGTGCACGAGTTTCGTGATGATCGGTGTATTTAG
- the LOC140969638 gene encoding uncharacterized protein, giving the protein MALTFSQFQVIPHTLASTDSTRQSLYVTQKPATIFSKKSPNFTQFASKSLKFTTILRASQEDENTTATNEKSILDPSGESQPEKYKSGEMTDLGKEIKAAMKEREGQKGESGFLDGVAQEIREIEWPAFNKVLGTTGVVLGVIAGSSVVLLTVNAVLAELSDRVFAGRGVQDFFG; this is encoded by the coding sequence ATGGCACTCACCTTCTCACAGTTTCAAGTCATCCCCCACACGCTCGCCTCCACAGATTCCACTCGCCAAAGCTTATATGTTACACAGAAACCTGCAACCATTTTCTCCAAAAAGTCCCCAAATTTCACACAATTCGCATCCAAGTCCCTCAAATTCACCACAATCTTAAGAGCTTCTCAAGAAGATGAAAACACCACCGCCACCAACGAGAAAAGTATACTCGACCCATCTGGAGAGAGCCAACCAGAGAAATATAAGAGTGGTGAAATGACGGATTTGGGCAAGGAAATCAAGGCAGCCATGAAGGAGAGGGAGGGTCAGAAGGGGGAAAGCGGTTTTCTGGATGGGGTGGCTCAGGAAATAAGAGAAATTGAGTGGCCAGCGTTTAATAAAGTTCTTGGTACTACGGGAGTCGTGTTGGGAGTGATTGCAGGTTCCAGTGTTGTTTTGCTTACTGTTAATGCCGTTTTGGCTGAGCTTTCGGACAGGGTTTTTGCAGGAAGGGGTGTTCAGGATTTCTTTGGGTGA
- the LOC140969637 gene encoding prefoldin subunit 2-like, with translation MAASQSCSKEPTNEQAVANIYGAMRADMNQIYSKITELEMEVSEHSLVMNAIKPLDPSRRCYRMIGGVLVERTVKEVLPAVQRNKEGLEEVISRLNEALEKKKKEITEFEAKYNIRITRGDGAMKDESGKKEGNAQGVLVGPAGANE, from the coding sequence ATGGCCGCTTCTCAAAGTTGTAGCAAGGAACCAACGAACGAACAAGCAGTGGCCAACATATATGGTGCCATGAGGGCTGATATGAACCAAATCTACTCCAAAATTACCGAACTGGAAATGGAGGTCAGCGAACATTCACTTGTAATGAATGCCATAAAACCACTTGATCCATCAAGACGTTGCTACCGCATGATAGGAGGTGTTCTCGTGGAAAGGACTGTGAAAGAAGTATTGCCTGCCGTACAGCGCAACAAAGAAGGTCTCGAAGAGGTCATTTCCAGACTTAATGAGGCCCtggagaagaagaaaaaggaaataaCCGAATTTGAGGCCAAGTACAATATTAGAATAACAAGAGGTGATGGTGCAATGAAGGATGAGAGCGGGAAGAAGGAAGGGAATGCCCAAGGAGTGCTTGTTGGCCCTGCTGGTGCTAATGAATAA